A part of Aegilops tauschii subsp. strangulata cultivar AL8/78 chromosome 2, Aet v6.0, whole genome shotgun sequence genomic DNA contains:
- the LOC109773563 gene encoding peroxisomal ATPase PEX6 isoform X1, producing MVERRSRRKPLVLASTQALLDSLPGERRGPAPPPPEPVRLRAGVLRFPARPSGPGCGGEFGDLASFVALPASALRRLAVVTGTTVLVKNTDNNVGRIVKAVVLDRPSLEESKREHPDSDPVASTSSSDRVMGFLPTRSFPANGFAPLDEDVAYVSPLLAFNLGVHVSCLKLLIQKGEEPFKFCSKVFEDGSAGSGTGISLHLELLPCPQVPKHALHLRVSVVRIPDCGVLASLKINSAIGGSDYQDMIDQALNEHFKFDRFLASGDVFCIHNDWNCGMISCLACNKENDRLHPPSMIYFKVTGMEPSNEPILRVNRDQTALVLGGSASAPIPPCSFFSANDDSVPLHGEVVEQLASIIAPALCPSNILPRIKFSTFLYGPSGCGKRTVVRHVANHLGMHVVECCCHDLITSSESGASAALVAAFKEAQKYSPSIILLRHFDAIGNTSSNEGPQSEQSGIAANVESVIKQYTGQRWVVKDSLPARDVIGNSYLVEPECVSSVQVILVATADSAEGMQQSIRRCFRHEVNMKTINEDQRKNLISETLHGVSAVADESIDDKFVKDISVQTSGFMPRDILALVADAGVSFAHKVAVEKSSNDELEDAPTASSSTTQKEENHFCKEDILSSLERAKKRNRAALGTPKVPDVKWEDVGGLEEVKKVILDTIQLPLLYKHLFSSKLPKRSGVLLYGPPGTGKTLLAKAVATECSLNFLSVKGPELINMYVGESEKNVRDIFEKARSARPCVIFFDELDSLAPARGSSADSGGVMDRVVSQLLVEIDGLSDNSQDLFIIGATNRPDLLDSALLRPGRFDKLLYIGVNTEASYRERILKAQTRKYKLNENVSLLSIAQHCPPNFTGADIYALCADAWFHAAKRSVKTLEADPSRNNDAGSEEVIVETEDFMTVLGDISPSLSMEELQNYEQLRQKIEGPSR from the exons ATGGTGGAGAGGCGGTCGCGGAGGAAGCCGCTGGTGCTCGCGTCCACGCAGGCGCTCCTCGACTCGCTCCCGGGGGAGCGCCGcgggccggccccgccgccgccggagccggtGCGCCTCAGGGCCGGCGTCCTCCGCTTCCCCGCCCGCCCCTCCGGCCCCGGATGCGGCGGCGAGTTCGGCGATCTCGCGTCCTTCGTCGCCCTCCCCGCTTCCGcgctgcgccggctcgccgtcgTCACCGGCACGACG GTGCTTGTGAAGAATACCGATAATAATGTTGGGAGGATTGTCAAGGCAGTAGTATTGGATCGGCCATCCCTCGAGGAGTCCAAGAGAGAGCATCCTGATTCTGACCCTGTGGCCTCAACCTCTTCTTCTGATCGTGTGATGGGATTCTTACCTACTCGCTCATTTCCAGCTAACGGCTTTGCACCCTTGGATGAAGATGTTGCTTATGTTAGCCCACTTTTGGCGTTCAACCTGGGAGTGCATGTTTCCTGTCTCAAGCTTCTTATTCAGAAAGGGGAGGAACCTTTCAAGTTTTGCTCTAAAGTTTTCGAGGATGGTTCTGCTGGTAGTGGGACTGGTATTTCTCTTCACCTAGAACTTCTCCCATGCCCACAAGTGCCTAAACATGCTTTGCACTTACGGGTTTCTGTTGTGAGGATTCCTGATTGTGGTGTGCTTGCTTCCCTAAAGATAAATTCAGCCATTGGAGGAAGTGACTACCAAGATATGATAGATCAAGCTTTAAATGAACACTTCAAGTTTGATAGGTTCCTAGCAAGCGGGGATGTGTTTTGCATACATAATGACTGGAATTGTGGCATGATCTCTTGCCTAGCGTGCAATAAGGAGAATGATAGACTGCATCCTCCTAGCATGATATACTTTAAG GTAACCGGCATGGAACCATCAAATGAGCCGATTCTTCGTGTTAACCGTGATCAAACAGCCCTTGTCCTTGGGGGAAGTGCTTCTGCTCCAATCCCTCCCTGCAGCTTCTTTTCTGCCAATGATGATTCAGTCCCTTTGCATGGCGAAGTGGTGGAGCAATTAGCATCCATCATCGCACCAGCATTATGTCCTTCAAACATTTTACCAAGGATCAAGTTTTCCACTTTCTTGTATGGCCCATCAG GATGTGGAAAAAGAACGGTAGTCAGGCATGTTGCGAACCATCTTGGTATGCATGTGGTTGAGTGTTGCTGTCATGATCTGATTACATCATCAGAAAGCGGGGCATCTGCTGCACTTGTGGCTGCCTTCAAAGAAGCTCAGAA GTATTCTCCTTCTATAATACTTCTTCGCCACTTTGACGCAATTGGGAATACATCCTCCAATGAAGGCCCACAATCTGAGCAATCTGGCATTGCAGCAAATGTTGAGTCTGTCATTAAGCAGTACACTGGACAGCGTTGGGTTGTGAAAGACTCGCTGCCAGCAAGGGATGTGATTGGAAATTCA TACCTTGTGGAGCCTGAATGTGTAAGCTCCGTTCAAGTTATACTAGTGGCAACTGCAGACAGTGCTGAAGGAATGCAGCAATCAATTAGGCGATGTTTCCGCCATGAGGTCAACATGAAGACTATAAATGAAGACCAGAGGAAGAATTTGATATCTGAAACACTCCATGGTGTCTCAGCAGTTGCTGATGAG AGTATCGATGACAAGTTTGTAAAAGATATATCAGTGCAAACGTCTGGGTTCATGCCTAGGGATATACTTGCATTGGTCGCAGATGCTGGTGTGTCATTTGCGCATAAAGTTGCAGTGGAGAAAAGCAGCAATGATGAGCTTGAGGATGCCCCTACCGCAAGCTCTTCTACCACTCAGAAAGAAGAAAATCATTTCTGTAAAGAAGATATTTTGTCTTCCTTAGAACGGGCTAAGAAAAGGAATCGTGCTGCATTGGGTACACCAAAA GTTCCTGATGTCAAATGGGAGGATGTTGGTGGGCTTGAGGAAGTGAAGAAGGTTATTCTAGATACAATTCAG TTACCTCTGTTGTACAAGCACCTTTTTTCTTCTAAATTGCCAAAGCGATCAGGTGTCCTGTTATATGGACCTCCAGGCACTGGGAAG ACATTACTGGCGAAAGCAGTAGCAACTGAGTGCTCATTAAACTTTCTTAGCGTAAAAGGTCCAGAACTGATAAACATGTATGTTGGAGAATCAGAGAAGAATGTCAGGGACATCTTTGAGAAG GCTAGATCAGCACGCCCATGTGTGATTTTCTTCGATGAGCTTGATTCCCTTGCTCCTGCACGAGGATCCTCTGCAGATTCTGGAGGTGTGATGGATAGAGTGGTTTCTCAG TTGCTGGTGGAGATTGATGGGTTAAGTGATAACAGCCAG GACCTCTTCATAATTGGGGCTACCAATAGGCCCGACCTTCTTGATTCTGCACTTCTCCGCCCTGGCCGATTTGATAAGCTGTTGTACATTGGTGTAAATACTGAAGCATCATACAGGGAAAG GATACTGAAAGCACAGACTCGCAAGTACAAACTCAACGAGAATGTATCTCTCTTGTCGATTGCTCAGCACTGTCCTCCAAACTTCACTGGTGCTGATATTTATGCATTATGTGCGGATGCATGGTTTCATGCTGCTAAGCGTTCC GTCAAAACGCTTGAAGCTGATCCTTCGAGAAATAACGACGCCGGTTCAGAAGAGGTCATTGTCGAGACTGAAGATTTTATGACG GTGTTGGGTGATATCTCGCCGTCGTTGTCAATGGAGGAGTTGCAAAACTATGAACAGCTGAGGCAGAAGATCGAAGGACCTTCTAGATGA
- the LOC109773563 gene encoding peroxisomal ATPase PEX6 isoform X2 codes for MKMLLMLAHFWRSTWECMFPVSSFLFRKGRNLSSFALKFSRMVLLVVGLINSAIGGSDYQDMIDQALNEHFKFDRFLASGDVFCIHNDWNCGMISCLACNKENDRLHPPSMIYFKVTGMEPSNEPILRVNRDQTALVLGGSASAPIPPCSFFSANDDSVPLHGEVVEQLASIIAPALCPSNILPRIKFSTFLYGPSGCGKRTVVRHVANHLGMHVVECCCHDLITSSESGASAALVAAFKEAQKYSPSIILLRHFDAIGNTSSNEGPQSEQSGIAANVESVIKQYTGQRWVVKDSLPARDVIGNSYLVEPECVSSVQVILVATADSAEGMQQSIRRCFRHEVNMKTINEDQRKNLISETLHGVSAVADESIDDKFVKDISVQTSGFMPRDILALVADAGVSFAHKVAVEKSSNDELEDAPTASSSTTQKEENHFCKEDILSSLERAKKRNRAALGTPKVPDVKWEDVGGLEEVKKVILDTIQLPLLYKHLFSSKLPKRSGVLLYGPPGTGKTLLAKAVATECSLNFLSVKGPELINMYVGESEKNVRDIFEKARSARPCVIFFDELDSLAPARGSSADSGGVMDRVVSQLLVEIDGLSDNSQDLFIIGATNRPDLLDSALLRPGRFDKLLYIGVNTEASYRERILKAQTRKYKLNENVSLLSIAQHCPPNFTGADIYALCADAWFHAAKRSVKTLEADPSRNNDAGSEEVIVETEDFMTVLGDISPSLSMEELQNYEQLRQKIEGPSR; via the exons ATGAAGATGTTGCTTATGTTAGCCCACTTTTGGCGTTCAACCTGGGAGTGCATGTTTCCTGTCTCAAGCTTCTTATTCAGAAAGGGGAGGAACCTTTCAAGTTTTGCTCTAAAGTTTTCGAGGATGGTTCTGCTGGTAGTGGGACTG ATAAATTCAGCCATTGGAGGAAGTGACTACCAAGATATGATAGATCAAGCTTTAAATGAACACTTCAAGTTTGATAGGTTCCTAGCAAGCGGGGATGTGTTTTGCATACATAATGACTGGAATTGTGGCATGATCTCTTGCCTAGCGTGCAATAAGGAGAATGATAGACTGCATCCTCCTAGCATGATATACTTTAAG GTAACCGGCATGGAACCATCAAATGAGCCGATTCTTCGTGTTAACCGTGATCAAACAGCCCTTGTCCTTGGGGGAAGTGCTTCTGCTCCAATCCCTCCCTGCAGCTTCTTTTCTGCCAATGATGATTCAGTCCCTTTGCATGGCGAAGTGGTGGAGCAATTAGCATCCATCATCGCACCAGCATTATGTCCTTCAAACATTTTACCAAGGATCAAGTTTTCCACTTTCTTGTATGGCCCATCAG GATGTGGAAAAAGAACGGTAGTCAGGCATGTTGCGAACCATCTTGGTATGCATGTGGTTGAGTGTTGCTGTCATGATCTGATTACATCATCAGAAAGCGGGGCATCTGCTGCACTTGTGGCTGCCTTCAAAGAAGCTCAGAA GTATTCTCCTTCTATAATACTTCTTCGCCACTTTGACGCAATTGGGAATACATCCTCCAATGAAGGCCCACAATCTGAGCAATCTGGCATTGCAGCAAATGTTGAGTCTGTCATTAAGCAGTACACTGGACAGCGTTGGGTTGTGAAAGACTCGCTGCCAGCAAGGGATGTGATTGGAAATTCA TACCTTGTGGAGCCTGAATGTGTAAGCTCCGTTCAAGTTATACTAGTGGCAACTGCAGACAGTGCTGAAGGAATGCAGCAATCAATTAGGCGATGTTTCCGCCATGAGGTCAACATGAAGACTATAAATGAAGACCAGAGGAAGAATTTGATATCTGAAACACTCCATGGTGTCTCAGCAGTTGCTGATGAG AGTATCGATGACAAGTTTGTAAAAGATATATCAGTGCAAACGTCTGGGTTCATGCCTAGGGATATACTTGCATTGGTCGCAGATGCTGGTGTGTCATTTGCGCATAAAGTTGCAGTGGAGAAAAGCAGCAATGATGAGCTTGAGGATGCCCCTACCGCAAGCTCTTCTACCACTCAGAAAGAAGAAAATCATTTCTGTAAAGAAGATATTTTGTCTTCCTTAGAACGGGCTAAGAAAAGGAATCGTGCTGCATTGGGTACACCAAAA GTTCCTGATGTCAAATGGGAGGATGTTGGTGGGCTTGAGGAAGTGAAGAAGGTTATTCTAGATACAATTCAG TTACCTCTGTTGTACAAGCACCTTTTTTCTTCTAAATTGCCAAAGCGATCAGGTGTCCTGTTATATGGACCTCCAGGCACTGGGAAG ACATTACTGGCGAAAGCAGTAGCAACTGAGTGCTCATTAAACTTTCTTAGCGTAAAAGGTCCAGAACTGATAAACATGTATGTTGGAGAATCAGAGAAGAATGTCAGGGACATCTTTGAGAAG GCTAGATCAGCACGCCCATGTGTGATTTTCTTCGATGAGCTTGATTCCCTTGCTCCTGCACGAGGATCCTCTGCAGATTCTGGAGGTGTGATGGATAGAGTGGTTTCTCAG TTGCTGGTGGAGATTGATGGGTTAAGTGATAACAGCCAG GACCTCTTCATAATTGGGGCTACCAATAGGCCCGACCTTCTTGATTCTGCACTTCTCCGCCCTGGCCGATTTGATAAGCTGTTGTACATTGGTGTAAATACTGAAGCATCATACAGGGAAAG GATACTGAAAGCACAGACTCGCAAGTACAAACTCAACGAGAATGTATCTCTCTTGTCGATTGCTCAGCACTGTCCTCCAAACTTCACTGGTGCTGATATTTATGCATTATGTGCGGATGCATGGTTTCATGCTGCTAAGCGTTCC GTCAAAACGCTTGAAGCTGATCCTTCGAGAAATAACGACGCCGGTTCAGAAGAGGTCATTGTCGAGACTGAAGATTTTATGACG GTGTTGGGTGATATCTCGCCGTCGTTGTCAATGGAGGAGTTGCAAAACTATGAACAGCTGAGGCAGAAGATCGAAGGACCTTCTAGATGA